A window of Candidatus Kinetoplastibacterium crithidii (ex Angomonas deanei ATCC 30255) contains these coding sequences:
- the mnmE gene encoding tRNA uridine-5-carboxymethylaminomethyl(34) synthesis GTPase MnmE — translation MYDNSPIVAISTATGKGAIGIVRVSGKDLSTLMMNLFGKKLDNRRVYYLPFKNTENLIIDKGIAIFFKSPKSFTGEDILELQCHGGIVVIHEILNLCIDHGRDIGVRISEPGEFTKRAFLNGRIDLAQAEAIADIIDAVSIEASRSALIALSGEPSRAINALSDDIMKLRVIVEANIDFSEEDIILIEKNKILASLEKTSQNLLTFIKKTKQGITLKNGINVVIAGEPNVGKSSLLNALSEEEVAIVTDIPGTTRDKIINEISINGILINIIDTAGIRESNDYIENIGIKKSLEEIEKADLILLIQDITKPQKPNIIFPNGIPIITVLNKSDIIEKNFCIAKNDDLLISATKKIGLDLLREKILETIGLNKTEESRWISRERHLFCLIDSLEHIQTAITYTLDKNPQIDLIAEELRLSHKNLSKITGQFTTEDILDNIFSKFCIGK, via the coding sequence ATGTATGATAATTCTCCTATTGTTGCTATATCTACTGCTACTGGAAAAGGAGCTATTGGAATAGTACGTGTTTCAGGAAAAGATCTCTCAACTTTGATGATGAATCTTTTTGGAAAAAAACTAGATAATAGACGAGTATATTATCTACCATTCAAAAACACAGAAAACCTAATTATTGACAAAGGTATTGCCATATTCTTTAAATCACCAAAGTCATTTACTGGAGAAGATATACTGGAACTCCAGTGTCATGGTGGAATAGTAGTAATACATGAAATCTTAAATCTTTGTATTGATCATGGAAGAGATATTGGAGTACGCATATCTGAACCTGGAGAATTTACAAAAAGGGCATTTTTAAACGGCCGAATAGATTTAGCTCAAGCAGAGGCTATTGCAGACATTATAGACGCCGTGTCTATAGAAGCATCTAGAAGTGCATTAATAGCTCTGTCTGGTGAGCCATCCAGAGCTATTAATGCACTATCTGATGACATAATGAAATTAAGAGTTATTGTCGAAGCAAATATAGATTTTTCAGAAGAAGATATTATTCTAATAGAAAAAAATAAGATATTAGCTTCTTTAGAAAAAACAAGTCAAAACTTACTCACTTTTATAAAAAAAACAAAACAAGGCATTACTTTAAAAAATGGTATTAATGTAGTTATAGCAGGAGAACCAAATGTCGGCAAATCTAGTCTACTAAATGCCTTATCTGAAGAGGAAGTAGCAATCGTAACAGACATACCTGGAACTACTAGAGATAAAATAATAAATGAAATAAGCATAAACGGGATCCTTATAAACATAATTGATACCGCCGGAATTAGAGAAAGTAATGATTACATAGAAAATATAGGAATAAAAAAAAGTTTAGAAGAAATAGAAAAAGCAGATCTAATCTTGCTCATACAAGATATAACAAAACCCCAAAAACCAAATATTATTTTCCCCAATGGAATACCAATAATAACAGTACTAAATAAATCTGATATTATAGAAAAAAATTTTTGCATAGCAAAAAATGATGATTTACTGATCTCGGCAACTAAAAAAATTGGTTTAGATCTATTGCGTGAAAAAATACTAGAGACCATAGGATTAAATAAAACAGAGGAATCTAGGTGGATTTCTAGAGAAAGACATCTATTTTGTCTAATAGATTCATTAGAACATATTCAAACAGCAATTACATATACATTAGACAAGAACCCACAAATTGATTTAATAGCAGAAGAACTAAGATTATCTCATAAAAACTTATCTAAAATAACAGGGCAATTTACCACAGAAGATATATTAGATAATATTTTCTCCAAATTCTGCATAGGAAAATAA
- the yidC gene encoding membrane protein insertase YidC, producing the protein MDIKRTILWIIFSFSILVIWNNWQLENEKNHKIFSVENKINETNNQVPAFSSIDKKDYAKDHINGHKEELTVIENNVLKLTFSSLGAKIVKAELLDYPDKNKKPTVLINSDDKFSYIIQSGLIGESVLPNHQSDFKLVEIKQDNDKSEVEFLSEKNGIMLFKKFILENGKYNIKVQHKITNKSNEILNTGLYLQIIRDSSDPSDSSSFYKTFTGMAVFSEKNKFEKISFQDVSKNKAKYTKTTDNGWIAMVQHYFATAWIPQENCIRKNEVVELNKNKKIFAIRTIESINKVKPNESYASNSYLWIGPQDQKKMASVAKGLDLVVDYGIFTIIAKPIFLLMNYIFDFVKNWGWSIVILTFIIKLLFFPLASKSYRSMAKLKNVAPRIQALRKQFSNDNIKFNAAVMEIYRNEKINPLGGCLPIIVQIPVFLSLYWVLLSSVEMRGAPWILWIQDLSAKDPYFILPILMMLTMFIQMKLNPAPPDPIQAKIMMIMPLIFGGMMFFFPSGLVLYWCVNNILSIAQQWFIIRK; encoded by the coding sequence ATGGATATTAAAAGAACAATTCTTTGGATAATTTTCTCTTTCTCTATATTGGTTATTTGGAACAATTGGCAATTAGAAAATGAAAAGAATCACAAAATATTTTCTGTTGAAAATAAAATAAATGAGACAAACAATCAGGTACCCGCATTTTCGTCAATTGATAAAAAAGATTATGCCAAAGACCATATCAATGGTCACAAAGAAGAATTGACAGTTATAGAAAATAATGTTTTAAAACTTACATTTAGCAGCCTAGGAGCTAAAATAGTAAAAGCTGAATTACTAGATTATCCAGATAAGAATAAAAAACCTACTGTTTTAATAAATTCGGACGATAAGTTTTCTTATATTATTCAATCAGGTTTAATAGGTGAGTCTGTTTTACCAAATCATCAATCTGATTTTAAGTTGGTAGAAATAAAGCAAGATAACGACAAGTCTGAAGTTGAATTTCTGTCAGAAAAAAATGGCATAATGCTATTTAAAAAATTTATATTGGAAAATGGGAAATATAATATAAAGGTACAGCATAAAATTACAAATAAAAGCAATGAAATATTAAATACCGGACTATATCTACAAATAATAAGAGATAGTAGTGACCCATCAGATAGTTCAAGTTTTTACAAAACATTTACTGGAATGGCTGTTTTTTCTGAAAAAAACAAATTTGAAAAAATATCATTCCAAGACGTTTCTAAAAATAAAGCGAAATATACAAAAACCACTGATAATGGCTGGATTGCTATGGTTCAGCATTATTTTGCAACAGCCTGGATTCCTCAAGAAAATTGTATTCGCAAAAATGAAGTAGTAGAACTAAATAAAAATAAAAAAATATTCGCAATAAGAACCATAGAATCCATAAATAAAGTAAAACCTAATGAATCTTATGCAAGCAACTCCTATTTGTGGATCGGTCCTCAAGACCAAAAAAAGATGGCTTCAGTAGCTAAAGGACTAGATTTAGTTGTCGATTATGGAATATTTACTATAATTGCTAAGCCTATATTTTTACTTATGAATTATATATTTGATTTTGTAAAAAATTGGGGTTGGTCTATAGTCATATTAACATTTATTATAAAATTATTATTTTTCCCATTAGCCTCAAAAAGCTACAGATCAATGGCAAAGTTAAAGAATGTAGCACCAAGAATACAAGCTTTAAGAAAACAATTTTCAAATGATAATATTAAGTTTAATGCCGCTGTAATGGAAATATATAGAAATGAAAAAATAAACCCTTTGGGCGGATGTTTACCAATAATAGTACAGATCCCTGTCTTCCTTTCTCTTTATTGGGTGCTATTATCAAGTGTAGAAATGAGAGGTGCTCCTTGGATATTATGGATTCAAGATTTGTCAGCAAAAGATCCATATTTCATATTACCCATCTTAATGATGCTAACAATGTTTATTCAAATGAAACTAAATCCAGCACCACCAGATCCAATACAAGCAAAAATTATGATGATTATGCCTTTAATATTTGGAGGAATGATGTTCTTCTTTCCATCAGGATTAGTTTTATACTGGTGTGTCAATAATATATTATCAATCGCACAACAATGGTTCATCATACGAAAATAA
- the yidD gene encoding membrane protein insertion efficiency factor YidD — MHKKIVITLIEAYRYILSPWIGTQCRFNPSCSKYAIESIKRYNIFYAFWLIFYRILRCNPWCEGGCDPVPHKLNKKNDVNKK, encoded by the coding sequence ATGCACAAAAAAATAGTAATTACACTCATTGAAGCTTATCGATACATTCTAAGCCCTTGGATAGGTACACAATGTAGATTCAATCCTTCTTGTTCTAAGTATGCTATTGAATCCATTAAAAGATATAATATTTTTTATGCTTTCTGGTTAATTTTTTATCGAATATTACGTTGTAATCCTTGGTGTGAAGGAGGCTGCGATCCTGTGCCGCATAAATTAAATAAGAAAAACGATGTAAACAAAAAATAG
- the rnpA gene encoding ribonuclease P protein component, translating to MNTNDKKRARFPAGARLHKSHEYKTVINSYPVAKGNLFYVNSFLHNNVTDITSLKTSRIGLIFSKKMAHRAVVRNSLKRVVRESFRANANIIPKGDYVVRLRSKAPICSLRVLKKNARSEINYHFSKISKCTKK from the coding sequence TTGAATACTAACGACAAAAAAAGAGCTAGATTTCCTGCTGGTGCTCGTTTACATAAATCTCATGAATACAAGACTGTTATTAACAGTTACCCAGTAGCTAAGGGTAATTTATTTTATGTTAATTCATTCTTGCATAACAATGTCACAGATATAACGTCGCTCAAAACCAGTAGGATTGGCCTAATTTTTTCCAAAAAAATGGCCCATAGAGCAGTTGTACGCAACTCTCTCAAAAGAGTAGTGCGTGAATCATTTAGAGCGAATGCAAATATAATTCCTAAAGGGGATTATGTTGTGCGTTTGCGCTCTAAAGCACCTATTTGCTCATTAAGAGTTCTAAAGAAAAATGCTAGATCTGAAATTAATTACCATTTTAGCAAAATATCAAAATGCACAAAAAAATAG
- the rpmH gene encoding 50S ribosomal protein L34 codes for MKRTYQPSVLRRKRTHGFRIRMKTRSGRAIINARRAKGRKRLSV; via the coding sequence ATGAAACGAACTTATCAACCTTCTGTCTTGCGCCGTAAGCGCACACATGGCTTTCGCATAAGAATGAAAACAAGATCCGGGCGTGCTATCATTAATGCACGTAGAGCAAAGGGAAGAAAACGCCTATCTGTTTAA
- the dnaA gene encoding chromosomal replication initiator protein DnaA translates to MNNFWLTFIAQMEKDLPPQQINAWIKPLAPVSFNEAEGILTILAPNRFKLDLVRKKFGHQIEKIAYEWFKKPIKIIFELPSSTKSKSFHESNFLSNEKDNNTTNLVKSNDVNNIYITGETISAPQVDNNTLQTKNVPVENVGIYYERSKLNSILTFDNFVTGKANQLARAAALQVSENPGVSYNPLFLYGGVGLGKTHLIHAVGNSMISDKYSVKVRYVHADQYVSDVVKAYQRKAFDEFKRYYHSLDLLLIDDIQFFSGKNRTQEEFFYAFEAMVAQHKQIIITSDTYPKELSGIDSRLISRFDSGLTVAIEPPELEMRVAILLRKASTEGIPMPEEVAFFIAKHLRSNVRELEGALRKVLAYARFHGRDVLTVDVCKEALKDLLSVSNGQITVENIQKTVADFYKIKVADMYSKRRPANIAMPRQIAMYLAKELTQKSLPEIGDLFGGRDHTTVLHAVRKISEARIKQSDLNHTLHVLEQTLKG, encoded by the coding sequence ATGAATAATTTTTGGTTGACATTTATTGCTCAAATGGAGAAGGATTTACCTCCCCAGCAAATAAATGCATGGATTAAACCATTAGCGCCAGTTTCTTTTAATGAAGCAGAAGGCATATTGACTATTTTGGCGCCTAATAGGTTTAAATTAGATTTAGTGAGGAAGAAATTTGGTCATCAAATAGAGAAAATTGCTTATGAATGGTTTAAGAAACCTATCAAAATTATATTTGAATTACCATCCAGTACTAAATCAAAATCTTTTCATGAAAGCAATTTTCTTTCTAATGAAAAGGATAATAACACTACAAATCTTGTTAAGAGTAATGATGTAAATAATATTTATATAACTGGTGAAACTATAAGTGCTCCACAAGTTGACAATAATACATTGCAGACAAAGAATGTTCCAGTGGAAAATGTTGGAATCTATTATGAAAGATCTAAGTTAAATTCTATCCTTACATTTGATAATTTTGTTACAGGTAAGGCAAATCAATTAGCTAGAGCTGCTGCATTGCAGGTTTCTGAAAATCCTGGTGTGTCTTATAATCCTTTGTTTTTATATGGAGGGGTTGGATTAGGTAAGACCCATTTAATTCATGCTGTTGGTAATTCAATGATATCCGACAAATATAGCGTGAAAGTTAGATATGTCCATGCTGATCAATATGTTTCTGATGTTGTGAAGGCTTATCAAAGGAAGGCATTTGATGAATTTAAGAGATATTATCATTCTCTTGATTTGTTATTAATAGATGACATACAATTTTTTTCTGGAAAAAACAGGACTCAGGAAGAATTTTTCTACGCATTTGAGGCTATGGTAGCTCAACATAAGCAGATTATTATTACTAGTGATACTTATCCAAAAGAACTATCAGGCATAGATAGTAGATTAATTTCTAGATTTGATTCTGGGTTAACTGTAGCAATAGAACCACCTGAATTAGAAATGAGGGTAGCTATCCTTTTACGTAAAGCATCTACAGAAGGTATACCGATGCCAGAAGAAGTAGCTTTTTTTATTGCGAAACATCTTCGGAGTAATGTGCGTGAACTTGAAGGAGCATTAAGAAAAGTATTAGCATATGCACGTTTTCATGGTCGTGATGTATTAACTGTTGATGTTTGTAAAGAGGCTCTTAAGGATTTATTGTCTGTTTCTAATGGTCAAATTACAGTTGAAAATATTCAGAAGACAGTGGCAGATTTTTATAAAATTAAAGTTGCTGATATGTATTCTAAAAGAAGACCAGCTAATATTGCTATGCCTCGTCAAATTGCTATGTATCTTGCTAAAGAATTGACTCAAAAGAGTTTGCCTGAAATAGGTGATTTGTTTGGAGGAAGAGACCATACTACAGTGTTGCATGCTGTAAGAAAAATCTCTGAGGCTCGTATAAAACAATCTGACCTCAATCATACCTTACATGTTTTAGAACAAACCCTAAAGGGCTAG
- the dnaN gene encoding DNA polymerase III subunit beta: MKFLQTNRENLIKTLSNIVGVVERRNTMPILSNVLIKKSSNKLSFITTDIDVQMTTYADFGVPSDDISTTVGARKLLEILKALPEMSQVIIEIFPGKINVLSEKSRFTLQSLDANDFPVMYSDDSWDVFVKMSQIELKSLFNMVYFSMAQQDIRYYLNGMLLVFDNGKISAVATDGHRLSYNSVLTNSFKGYKEVIIPRKTVLEIQRLLQENDDEISVAVSGMQIKFCFRDIEFISKLVEGKFPDFVKVIPQDYTRHFTIDRDLFHGSLQRAAILTNDKFKGIRFQFALNSFKISSSNSEHEEAHEELDIDYKHEPFDVGFNVSYLLDVISNIKSDSLILSVNPDSNSSILITLPGNDSFKYVVMPMRI, from the coding sequence ATGAAATTTTTACAAACAAATCGAGAGAATTTAATAAAGACTTTATCGAACATAGTTGGTGTTGTTGAAAGACGAAATACTATGCCTATATTATCTAATGTTCTTATAAAGAAAAGTAGTAATAAATTATCATTCATTACTACAGATATAGATGTGCAAATGACAACTTATGCTGATTTTGGAGTTCCTAGTGATGATATATCAACTACTGTTGGAGCTCGTAAGTTGCTAGAAATTTTAAAAGCTTTGCCTGAAATGAGCCAAGTCATTATTGAAATATTTCCTGGAAAAATTAATGTTTTATCAGAGAAGAGTAGATTTACATTGCAATCTCTGGATGCTAATGATTTTCCTGTTATGTATAGTGATGATAGCTGGGATGTTTTTGTAAAGATGTCTCAGATAGAATTAAAAAGTTTGTTTAATATGGTTTACTTTTCTATGGCTCAACAAGATATAAGATATTATCTTAATGGTATGTTGCTAGTTTTTGATAATGGTAAAATTAGTGCGGTGGCAACTGACGGGCATAGACTTTCTTACAATTCTGTATTAACAAATTCTTTTAAAGGTTATAAAGAGGTTATCATTCCTAGGAAAACAGTTTTGGAAATACAAAGATTATTACAGGAAAATGATGATGAGATTTCAGTTGCAGTATCAGGCATGCAGATTAAATTTTGTTTCCGTGATATAGAATTCATTTCTAAATTGGTAGAAGGCAAATTCCCAGATTTTGTAAAGGTAATACCTCAAGATTACACTAGACATTTCACCATAGACAGAGATCTTTTTCATGGATCTTTACAGAGAGCTGCTATATTGACGAATGATAAATTTAAAGGAATTAGGTTTCAATTTGCATTAAATTCTTTCAAAATATCATCATCAAACTCTGAACATGAAGAAGCGCACGAAGAGTTGGATATAGATTATAAACATGAACCTTTTGATGTTGGTTTTAACGTTAGTTATTTGTTAGACGTCATTTCTAATATTAAGTCAGATAGTTTGATTTTATCAGTTAATCCTGATAGCAACTCTTCCATTTTAATTACTCTTCCTGGAAATGATAGTTTTAAATATGTAGTTATGCCAATGCGTATTTGA
- the gyrB gene encoding DNA topoisomerase (ATP-hydrolyzing) subunit B, whose protein sequence is MSKIKNAHLSENDTSYSASSIKVLKGLDAVRKRPGMYIGDTSDGTGLHHMVFEVVDNSIDEALAGYCNEIVVTIHPDNSISVSDNGRGIPTGIHQDDEFHRTAAEIVMTELHAGGKFDQNSYKVSGGLHGVGVSCVNALSVWLKLTICRDKSIHQIEFEKGICTKPLSVIGHTDKSGTEVHFLADAEIFSNIEFHNEILSRRLRELSFLNNGVKIKLVDLIKNKNENFEFSGGAKGFVGYINRNKTVIHNGIFSAVSESSAGGVPVVVEVAMQWNDSYSENVLCFTNNIPQRDGGSHLTGLKAAMTRVLNKYITDNELAKKAKVDTVGDDMREGLVCILSIKVPEPKFSSQTKDKLVSSEVRPAVEDVISKTLESWLLENPNEAKAICGKIIEASRAREAARKAREMTRRKGILEGSGLPGKLADCQERDPSLSELYIVEGDSAGGSAKQGRDRKFQAILPLRGKVLNVEKARFDRLLNSEQITTLITALGTSIGPDFNIEKLRYHRLIIMTDADVDGAHIRTLLLTFLYRQMPELLNRGYIYIAQPPLYKVKVGREEFYLKDDEEESKFILNLAIKNASVFTGENSDPIEGENLLKLANKYYKSEKIIKRLSRTFDTNVLNAIVDGIDLNFDSEEAAIISLNNLSEKLKSIMSSNNSISIKVISVDENSYGLEISRNSYGNEKSCLLNQDFLRSNDYIVMKNTFYEFNNLLSDEAIVVRGIGDKRKEEKISDFREAIKWLIKEAEQSISKQRYKGLGEMNPDQLWATTMNPQARRLLRVRIEDAIVADQVFSTLMGDEVAPRREFIEENALYANNVDF, encoded by the coding sequence ATGTCAAAAATAAAAAACGCTCATTTATCAGAGAATGATACAAGCTATAGTGCTAGTTCAATAAAAGTATTAAAAGGGTTAGATGCTGTTAGAAAAAGACCAGGAATGTATATAGGTGATACTTCTGATGGCACTGGACTACATCATATGGTTTTTGAGGTAGTTGATAATTCTATAGATGAAGCTCTTGCAGGTTATTGCAATGAAATTGTTGTAACAATTCATCCTGATAATTCTATATCAGTATCTGATAATGGTCGTGGTATTCCTACAGGAATTCATCAGGATGATGAATTCCATCGTACTGCAGCAGAAATAGTGATGACTGAATTACATGCAGGAGGTAAATTTGATCAGAATTCTTATAAAGTATCTGGTGGATTGCATGGAGTAGGAGTTTCTTGTGTAAATGCATTGTCTGTTTGGTTAAAATTGACAATATGCAGGGATAAATCTATACATCAAATAGAATTTGAAAAAGGTATTTGTACTAAGCCTCTTAGTGTGATTGGGCATACTGATAAAAGTGGTACCGAGGTGCATTTTTTAGCTGATGCAGAAATTTTTTCTAATATAGAATTTCATAATGAAATTCTATCTAGAAGATTGAGAGAATTGTCTTTTTTAAATAATGGTGTCAAGATCAAATTGGTAGATTTGATTAAAAATAAAAATGAGAATTTTGAGTTTTCTGGAGGAGCAAAAGGTTTTGTTGGTTATATAAATCGTAACAAAACTGTCATTCATAATGGTATTTTTAGTGCTGTATCAGAGTCGTCTGCTGGAGGTGTTCCTGTTGTTGTTGAAGTAGCTATGCAATGGAATGATTCTTATTCAGAGAATGTTTTATGTTTTACTAATAATATTCCCCAAAGAGATGGAGGATCACATTTAACTGGTCTGAAAGCTGCTATGACTAGGGTATTGAATAAATACATAACTGATAATGAATTAGCAAAGAAGGCTAAGGTAGATACTGTTGGTGATGATATGCGTGAGGGTTTGGTATGTATATTATCGATAAAAGTTCCAGAGCCAAAATTCAGTAGTCAAACAAAGGATAAACTTGTTTCTAGTGAAGTAAGACCAGCAGTTGAAGATGTTATTTCTAAAACATTAGAATCATGGCTTTTGGAAAATCCTAATGAAGCAAAAGCAATTTGTGGAAAAATTATAGAAGCATCAAGAGCTAGAGAAGCAGCTCGTAAAGCACGTGAAATGACAAGACGTAAGGGTATTTTGGAAGGTAGTGGTCTTCCAGGAAAATTGGCTGATTGTCAAGAACGAGACCCTTCTTTGTCAGAGTTATATATTGTAGAAGGAGACTCTGCTGGAGGATCTGCAAAACAAGGTAGAGATAGAAAATTTCAAGCAATTTTGCCATTAAGAGGTAAGGTTCTAAATGTAGAAAAAGCAAGGTTTGATAGGTTGTTAAATAGTGAGCAAATAACAACTTTGATTACTGCCCTGGGCACAAGTATAGGTCCAGATTTTAATATAGAAAAACTTAGATATCATAGACTTATTATTATGACTGATGCTGATGTTGATGGTGCACATATTCGTACATTACTATTAACATTTTTGTATAGACAGATGCCAGAGTTATTAAATAGAGGATACATATATATAGCACAGCCTCCTTTATATAAAGTTAAGGTAGGCAGGGAAGAATTTTACTTGAAAGATGATGAAGAAGAATCAAAATTTATATTGAATTTAGCTATTAAAAATGCTTCAGTTTTTACAGGAGAAAATTCTGACCCGATTGAAGGAGAAAACCTATTAAAATTAGCAAATAAATATTATAAATCAGAAAAAATAATTAAACGTTTATCAAGAACTTTTGATACTAATGTATTGAATGCTATAGTTGATGGAATTGACTTAAATTTTGATAGTGAAGAAGCAGCTATTATTTCTTTAAATAATTTGTCAGAGAAATTGAAGAGCATAATGTCATCGAATAATAGTATATCTATAAAAGTTATTAGTGTTGATGAAAATAGCTATGGTCTTGAAATTTCAAGAAACTCATATGGTAATGAAAAAAGTTGTTTATTAAATCAAGATTTTCTTAGAAGTAATGATTACATAGTTATGAAAAATACTTTTTATGAATTCAATAATCTTTTAAGTGATGAGGCCATTGTTGTAAGAGGTATTGGAGATAAAAGAAAAGAAGAGAAGATATCTGATTTTAGAGAAGCTATTAAGTGGTTGATAAAAGAAGCGGAACAATCAATATCAAAACAACGGTATAAAGGTTTGGGTGAAATGAATCCTGATCAGCTTTGGGCAACAACTATGAATCCACAAGCGCGTAGATTGCTAAGAGTTCGTATAGAAGATGCAATTGTTGCTGATCAAGTTTTTAGCACTCTGATGGGTGATGAAGTTGCTCCTCGTCGAGAATTTATAGAAGAAAATGCACTTTATGCTAATAATGTTGATTTTTAG